In a single window of the Streptomyces sp. HUAS ZL42 genome:
- the pcaH gene encoding protocatechuate 3,4-dioxygenase subunit beta, with amino-acid sequence MTLTQHDIDQEIAAEHAAYEKRVADGAPVEHHPRRDYQPYRSSVLRHPKQPPIAIDVTKDPELVELASPAFGERDITGIDNDLTRQHTGEPIGERITVSGRLLDRNGRPVRGQLIEIWQANSAGRYAHQREQHDAPLDPNFTGVGRTLTDDNGQYHFTTIQPGPYPWRNHVNAWRPAHIHFSMFGTAFTQRLVTQMYFPSDPLFPYDPILQSVTDDDARQRLVATYDHSLSVPEFSMGYHWDIVLDGPNATWIEEGR; translated from the coding sequence ATGACTCTCACTCAGCACGACATCGACCAGGAGATCGCGGCCGAGCACGCCGCGTACGAGAAGCGGGTCGCGGACGGCGCCCCCGTCGAGCACCATCCGCGCCGCGACTACCAGCCGTACCGGTCCTCGGTGTTGCGCCACCCCAAGCAGCCGCCGATCGCCATCGACGTGACGAAGGACCCGGAGCTGGTGGAGCTGGCCTCCCCCGCCTTCGGCGAGCGGGACATCACCGGGATCGACAACGACCTCACCCGGCAGCACACGGGCGAGCCGATCGGCGAGCGCATCACCGTCTCCGGCCGTCTCCTGGACCGCAACGGGCGTCCGGTCCGTGGGCAGCTCATCGAGATCTGGCAGGCCAACTCGGCCGGCCGCTACGCCCACCAGCGCGAGCAGCACGACGCGCCGCTGGACCCGAACTTCACGGGCGTGGGCCGCACGCTGACGGACGACAACGGTCAGTACCACTTCACGACCATCCAGCCGGGCCCCTACCCCTGGCGCAACCACGTCAACGCCTGGCGTCCGGCCCACATCCACTTCTCGATGTTCGGCACTGCGTTCACACAGCGGCTGGTGACGCAGATGTACTTCCCCAGCGACCCGCTGTTCCCGTACGACCCGATCCTCCAGTCGGTGACGGACGACGACGCCCGGCAGCGGCTGGTCGCGACGTACGACCACAGCCTCTCCGTGCCGGAGTTCTCGATGGGCTACCACTGGGACATCGTGCTGGACGGACCGAACGCCACCTGGATCGAAGAAGGACGCTGA
- a CDS encoding SDR family NAD(P)-dependent oxidoreductase, whose product MSTILITGATSGLGRYVAFELVRSGHVVLAHGRDPVRTEQLVEELRTEGDAEGFVADLASLAQVRELGAHVADAHPDLDVLVNNAGVGSGPRGAARQVSVDGHELRLAVNYLAPVALTRALLPVLRANTPARIVNVGSAGQEPLDPDDPGFTRGYDGFAAYCRSKFALATHTFTLAEELSGTGVSVNVLHPATFMDTAMVREGGVTPWSTVADGAPGVLALATRDLGTGGYFDGTRPARAHEETYDPEARKRLAAVTDQLLGG is encoded by the coding sequence ATGTCGACCATCCTGATCACCGGTGCCACCTCCGGTCTCGGCCGGTACGTCGCCTTCGAGCTGGTCCGCTCCGGTCATGTCGTCCTCGCCCACGGCCGCGATCCGGTGCGTACGGAGCAGCTGGTCGAGGAGCTGCGTACCGAGGGTGACGCCGAGGGGTTCGTCGCCGATCTGGCCTCGCTGGCGCAGGTGCGCGAGCTGGGCGCGCATGTCGCCGACGCACATCCCGACCTCGATGTGCTGGTCAACAACGCGGGCGTGGGCTCCGGTCCGCGCGGGGCGGCCCGCCAGGTGAGCGTCGACGGGCATGAACTGCGGCTGGCGGTGAACTACTTGGCGCCGGTCGCACTCACCCGCGCCCTGCTCCCGGTGCTGCGGGCGAACACGCCCGCGCGGATCGTCAACGTGGGCTCGGCAGGTCAGGAACCCCTCGACCCGGACGATCCCGGGTTCACCCGAGGTTACGACGGTTTCGCGGCGTACTGCCGCAGCAAGTTCGCGCTCGCGACCCATACCTTCACTCTCGCCGAGGAGTTGTCGGGCACCGGCGTCTCGGTGAACGTGCTGCATCCGGCGACCTTCATGGACACGGCGATGGTCCGGGAGGGCGGCGTCACGCCGTGGAGCACCGTCGCCGACGGCGCGCCGGGCGTGCTGGCGCTGGCCACCCGCGACCTGGGCACGGGCGGCTACTTCGACGGGACGCGTCCGGCGCGGGCGCACGAGGAAACGTACGACCCCGAAGCGCGCAAGCGGCTGGCGGCGGTGACCGACCAGCTGCTCGGCGGCTGA
- the pcaD gene encoding 3-oxoadipate enol-lactonase has translation MTEKLLNHRVEGPVSAPPLLLGPSLGTSYALWDEIAPELSITHRVIRWDLPGHGGSAADLIGPGATVGDLAELVLALADSLGVERFAYAGVSLGGAVGLHLAVHHPERVASLAVICSSAHFNGSKPWEERAALVRSEGLASLVESADARWFTPGFTVPALVRDQGNADPDAYAACCDALAAFDLRERLGEIAAPTLLIAGRQDVATPPPHLREIADAVPGAALVEIPGAAHLAPAQCPEAVLTALRAHFDGGAKRGMDVRREVLGDAHVDRAQARQTPFTARFQDFISRYAWGEIWTDPTLSRRERSMITLTALVAHGHYDELAMHVRAARRNGLTPEEIGAVLLQTAVYCGVPAANSAFATAQRVLAEEEE, from the coding sequence TTGACCGAGAAACTCCTCAACCACCGTGTCGAGGGGCCCGTTTCCGCTCCTCCGCTGCTGCTCGGGCCCTCGCTGGGCACCTCGTACGCCCTGTGGGACGAGATCGCGCCCGAGCTGTCGATCACCCACCGGGTGATCCGCTGGGACCTGCCCGGACACGGCGGCTCCGCGGCGGACCTGATCGGCCCCGGCGCCACCGTCGGCGACCTCGCCGAGCTGGTGCTCGCGCTCGCCGACTCGCTGGGCGTGGAGCGGTTCGCGTACGCCGGGGTGTCGCTGGGCGGAGCCGTCGGTCTGCATCTGGCCGTGCACCACCCGGAGCGCGTCGCGTCCCTGGCGGTCATCTGCTCCTCGGCCCACTTCAACGGCTCGAAGCCGTGGGAGGAGCGGGCCGCCCTGGTGCGGAGCGAGGGGCTTGCCTCGCTCGTGGAGAGTGCCGATGCCCGGTGGTTCACCCCCGGATTCACCGTGCCGGCACTGGTCCGGGACCAGGGGAACGCCGACCCGGACGCGTACGCCGCCTGCTGTGACGCCCTTGCCGCATTCGACCTGCGGGAGCGGCTGGGCGAGATCGCCGCGCCCACGCTGCTGATCGCCGGACGCCAGGACGTGGCCACTCCCCCGCCCCATCTGCGGGAGATCGCGGACGCCGTCCCCGGCGCCGCGCTCGTCGAGATCCCGGGCGCCGCGCACCTGGCGCCCGCGCAGTGCCCGGAGGCCGTGCTCACCGCGCTGCGCGCCCACTTCGACGGCGGCGCCAAGCGGGGCATGGACGTGCGACGGGAGGTGCTCGGCGACGCGCACGTGGATCGCGCGCAGGCCCGGCAGACACCCTTCACCGCACGCTTCCAGGACTTCATCTCGCGCTACGCCTGGGGCGAGATCTGGACCGACCCGACGCTGAGCCGCCGCGAGCGCAGCATGATCACACTGACCGCTCTGGTCGCGCACGGCCACTACGACGAGCTGGCCATGCATGTGCGGGCGGCGCGGCGCAACGGGCTGACGCCGGAGGAGATCGGCGCCGTACTGCTGCAGACGGCCGTGTACTGTGGTGTCCCGGCGGCGAACTCGGCGTTCGCGACCGCTCAGCGGGTGCTGGCGGAAGAAGAAGAGTGA
- a CDS encoding TetR/AcrR family transcriptional regulator C-terminal ligand-binding domain-containing protein: MTSQAADGPETATASRRSKITAEREQEFFDAVIEQIRECGYEAVTMEGVAASTRCSKSTLYRQWKTKPQFVVAALRSRRRSRLVGIDTGSLAEDLREAARAVGRWSETDTQLMQALGHAVHQDVELAQALREALIDPEIDALREILRRGVERGEIAADHPALEYVPCQMFGVVRARPVLDGEYADPDYLVRFVEAAVLPALGLG, from the coding sequence ATGACGTCGCAGGCCGCGGACGGGCCGGAGACGGCCACCGCCTCGCGCCGCTCCAAGATCACGGCCGAGCGTGAGCAGGAGTTCTTCGACGCCGTCATCGAGCAGATCCGCGAGTGCGGATACGAGGCCGTCACCATGGAGGGCGTCGCGGCCAGCACGCGCTGCAGCAAGTCCACTCTCTACCGGCAGTGGAAGACCAAGCCCCAGTTCGTGGTGGCCGCCCTGCGCTCCCGCCGCCGCTCGCGCCTCGTCGGCATCGACACCGGATCGCTCGCGGAGGACCTGCGCGAGGCCGCACGCGCCGTGGGCCGGTGGTCGGAGACCGACACCCAACTGATGCAGGCACTCGGGCACGCGGTCCACCAGGACGTGGAGCTCGCGCAGGCGCTGCGCGAGGCGCTCATCGACCCCGAGATCGACGCGCTGCGGGAGATCCTGCGGCGCGGCGTCGAACGCGGCGAGATCGCCGCAGACCATCCGGCACTGGAGTACGTCCCCTGCCAGATGTTCGGCGTCGTGCGGGCCCGTCCCGTCCTGGACGGGGAGTACGCCGATCCGGACTACCTCGTCAGGTTCGTGGAGGCCGCCGTGCTCCCGGCACTCGGACTCGGCTGA
- a CDS encoding phosphatase PAP2 family protein, with the protein MYGRTVSAEVESEAVGRPPLVREFLLVAGLFLVYKLGRQLATGHTGEAFHNAHRVWDFERAVRLPGEGAVQSVLLHGDTLAHIANTYYATVHFPATVAFLVWLYLRRPAHYVWARRVLAAVTAAALVVHLVFPLAPPRMLAATGLVDTARLYGPSVYGPPQSDHVSNQFAAMPSLHFGWALMVAIGLIVATRSRWRWLWLLHPLLTMLVIVGTANHYWLDAIVATALLGLALAVIHAPRRTVTTAGRGTQKLVPARQKALDEQALDEQALVGAGR; encoded by the coding sequence ATGTATGGGCGCACAGTGTCTGCGGAAGTGGAGTCGGAAGCCGTAGGGCGGCCGCCGCTCGTCCGCGAGTTCCTGCTTGTCGCAGGGCTCTTCCTCGTCTACAAGCTCGGCCGGCAACTGGCGACGGGCCACACCGGCGAGGCCTTCCACAACGCGCACCGTGTGTGGGACTTCGAACGCGCGGTCCGGCTGCCCGGCGAGGGCGCGGTGCAGTCGGTGCTGCTGCACGGCGACACCCTCGCGCACATCGCGAACACCTACTACGCGACCGTCCACTTCCCGGCCACCGTGGCCTTCCTGGTCTGGCTGTACCTGCGGCGCCCGGCCCACTACGTCTGGGCCCGCCGGGTCCTCGCCGCGGTCACCGCCGCCGCCCTGGTGGTGCACCTCGTCTTCCCACTCGCCCCGCCTCGGATGCTCGCGGCGACGGGGCTGGTCGACACCGCTCGTCTGTACGGACCCTCGGTGTACGGCCCGCCGCAGAGCGACCACGTGTCGAACCAGTTCGCGGCGATGCCGTCGCTGCACTTCGGCTGGGCGCTGATGGTGGCGATCGGCCTGATCGTGGCGACCCGGTCGAGGTGGCGGTGGCTGTGGCTACTGCATCCGCTGCTGACAATGCTGGTGATCGTGGGCACGGCGAACCACTACTGGCTCGACGCGATCGTGGCGACGGCCCTGCTCGGCCTCGCTCTCGCGGTGATCCACGCACCGAGGCGCACGGTGACGACGGCGGGACGCGGCACGCAGAAGCTCGTACCGGCGAGGCAGAAGGCGCTCGACGAGCAGGCCCTCGACGAGCAGGCACTCGTGGGAGCGGGCCGATGA
- a CDS encoding DUF2510 domain-containing protein, whose product MTQVTPPGWYPDPGQTNDGPATERWWDGRAWTEQTRPAGSADVWGPPEQAPTGGAFPAYPGYPGYPAHPGHPPAPARRRGLHIGIAVAAAVAVLASIGVGVYALTKDDGGGNDPGSAQGPGGQGGPGGQDGGGQGGPFGDSGGGSGSESPEPGRSEAPKIESGSVTDAISGISIPIPDGWYGQEITAGAQVSSNDTYKCPGDTSKTCTKGGAYSVPAQLLGTKGTTAEEIAKADIAANAEESYGGTTYGKITSHQVLASKAVTVAGQKGYLVRWKAITSKGADGYVESLVFPSPANSKRLVVVRFGLDADQKVSVIDDITKGIKVSTGSGNGQNV is encoded by the coding sequence ATGACGCAGGTGACTCCTCCCGGGTGGTACCCCGACCCCGGGCAGACGAATGACGGTCCCGCCACCGAGCGCTGGTGGGACGGTAGGGCATGGACGGAGCAGACCCGCCCCGCCGGGTCGGCCGATGTATGGGGTCCCCCGGAGCAGGCGCCGACCGGCGGAGCGTTTCCGGCATACCCGGGGTATCCGGGATACCCGGCACACCCCGGCCATCCTCCGGCCCCCGCCCGGCGGCGGGGGCTGCACATCGGTATCGCCGTCGCCGCGGCGGTGGCGGTCCTCGCGAGCATCGGTGTCGGCGTGTACGCGCTGACGAAGGACGACGGCGGAGGCAACGACCCGGGCTCCGCGCAGGGCCCGGGGGGCCAGGGCGGCCCCGGCGGTCAGGACGGCGGCGGACAGGGTGGCCCGTTCGGCGATTCGGGCGGTGGCTCCGGCAGTGAGTCGCCGGAGCCCGGCCGTTCCGAGGCGCCGAAGATCGAGAGCGGCTCGGTGACCGACGCGATCAGCGGGATCAGCATTCCCATCCCGGACGGCTGGTACGGCCAGGAGATCACCGCCGGAGCACAGGTCAGCTCGAACGACACCTACAAGTGCCCCGGCGACACGTCGAAGACCTGCACGAAGGGCGGTGCGTACTCCGTGCCCGCCCAGTTGCTCGGCACCAAGGGCACCACGGCCGAGGAGATCGCCAAGGCGGACATCGCCGCCAACGCCGAGGAGTCCTACGGCGGCACCACCTACGGCAAGATCACCTCGCACCAGGTGCTGGCCTCCAAGGCGGTGACCGTGGCCGGGCAGAAGGGCTATCTGGTCCGCTGGAAGGCGATCACGAGCAAGGGTGCGGACGGCTATGTCGAGTCGCTCGTCTTCCCCTCGCCCGCAAACTCCAAGCGGTTGGTCGTGGTCCGTTTCGGTCTCGACGCCGACCAGAAGGTGTCCGTCATCGACGACATCACCAAGGGAATCAAGGTGTCGACGGGCAGCGGCAACGGGCAGAACGTCTGA
- a CDS encoding AAA family ATPase produces MTEVRPMAASSASLWERDEEVAAVERAIDVLCADRSSAGSLLVFRGESGLGKTALLTEIRHRAERRGCTVWSARGGETLKSVPFNVVRQLLQPALVSLMPEEAREYLGDWYDIAGPALGITDPGERQADPQGVCDGLVAAVRRLARRDWPLVLLVDDAHWADQETLRWLAAFAERLDDLSVLVVVARRPGEAGGESARLLDAVAATAGPVTTLSALTPDAVAGLTRGTLGEQADAPFCREVWAVTGGNPYETVELLAKVQDSELEPAESSAVELRPLNRAARGGGLVARLEELGIDATRFAWAAAILGAEISVHQVARLAGMSRDDAARCAELLRTARILTEPDPASGQADDGELEFVHPLIASAVYNSIPDALRTAMHGIAAQVVADSGRGGAAASRHLLQVHPDDDEELVEQLREAAREHLAVGAPDAARRCLERALLEPPLPEVHARVLYELGCATLLTAPATTIGHLRTALAMPGLDGDERVDAVYRLSQALLHNDQLEEAVRMVEAEAARQAPGPARLRLQAVQYMWEGIHASEAVSPGRSESLAELARTCTGRDNSERALLILRGFDAMTHGENAEEVVELCDRSLVNGRLAPGLGWTDTEWGIELLMMLASAYTYTDRLDRADSLFNEALRAYESAGWSGGHLAIAHAYLGLGHRRRGRLREAEETLRESLRLAERVGRGLPLYWSATCNLVDTLLARGQVDEAWQVAEQYGFAPPYPSTIVLPDPRSVRGRLLLAVGRTKDAVNELEAAEKAAAARGHHNPVLVPWAVDLARALATEDPARAARLAADVRRHAERLGTDTAIGEALRCAAFLETGQRAVRLAAQAVTYLESSPCQYEHAAARVEYGIAARSAAELNRGLTLARSCGADGLVAQAREALRTLETGR; encoded by the coding sequence ATGACGGAGGTGCGGCCCATGGCGGCCTCCTCGGCCTCCCTGTGGGAGCGCGACGAGGAAGTCGCCGCCGTCGAGAGGGCGATCGACGTCCTGTGCGCCGACCGGTCGTCCGCGGGCAGCCTGCTGGTGTTCCGGGGCGAGTCCGGCCTCGGCAAGACCGCCCTGCTGACCGAGATCCGCCACAGGGCCGAACGACGCGGCTGCACGGTGTGGTCCGCGCGCGGCGGCGAGACGCTCAAGTCCGTTCCCTTCAACGTCGTACGGCAGTTGCTCCAGCCCGCCCTGGTGTCGCTGATGCCCGAGGAGGCCCGCGAGTACCTCGGTGACTGGTACGACATCGCGGGCCCCGCACTCGGTATCACGGACCCGGGGGAGCGCCAGGCCGACCCGCAGGGCGTGTGCGACGGTCTGGTCGCCGCCGTACGCAGGCTGGCCAGGCGTGACTGGCCGCTCGTCCTGCTCGTCGACGACGCGCACTGGGCGGACCAGGAGACGCTGCGCTGGCTCGCCGCCTTCGCCGAGCGCCTCGACGACCTGTCCGTGCTGGTCGTCGTCGCGCGCAGGCCCGGTGAGGCCGGCGGCGAGAGCGCCCGCCTGCTGGACGCGGTCGCCGCCACGGCCGGCCCCGTCACCACACTCAGTGCGCTGACCCCGGACGCGGTCGCCGGGCTCACCCGCGGCACCCTGGGAGAGCAGGCCGACGCCCCGTTCTGCCGCGAGGTCTGGGCCGTCACCGGCGGCAACCCGTACGAGACCGTCGAACTCCTCGCCAAGGTGCAGGACAGCGAACTGGAACCGGCCGAGTCCTCGGCCGTCGAACTGCGCCCCCTGAACCGCGCGGCCCGCGGCGGTGGCCTCGTCGCCCGCCTGGAGGAACTCGGCATCGACGCCACCCGCTTCGCCTGGGCCGCCGCGATCCTCGGAGCCGAGATCTCCGTCCACCAGGTGGCCAGGCTCGCCGGCATGAGCCGCGACGACGCCGCCCGCTGCGCCGAGCTCCTGCGCACCGCCCGCATCCTCACCGAGCCCGACCCGGCGAGCGGCCAGGCGGACGACGGCGAGCTGGAGTTCGTCCACCCGCTGATCGCGAGTGCCGTCTACAACTCCATCCCGGACGCCCTGCGCACCGCCATGCACGGCATCGCCGCCCAGGTCGTCGCCGACTCCGGCCGCGGTGGCGCGGCCGCCTCCCGCCACCTCCTGCAGGTCCACCCGGACGACGACGAGGAACTCGTCGAGCAGTTACGCGAAGCCGCCCGCGAGCACCTCGCCGTCGGCGCGCCCGACGCGGCCCGCCGCTGCCTCGAACGGGCCCTGCTCGAGCCGCCCCTGCCCGAGGTCCACGCGCGCGTGCTCTACGAACTCGGCTGCGCCACCCTGCTCACCGCGCCTGCGACGACCATCGGCCACCTGCGGACCGCGCTCGCCATGCCGGGCCTCGACGGGGATGAGCGCGTCGACGCCGTCTACCGCCTCTCCCAGGCCCTCCTGCACAACGACCAACTGGAGGAGGCCGTCCGCATGGTGGAGGCGGAGGCCGCCCGGCAGGCGCCGGGGCCTGCCAGGCTGCGCCTGCAGGCCGTGCAGTACATGTGGGAGGGCATCCACGCCTCCGAGGCCGTCTCACCCGGCCGCTCCGAGAGCCTCGCCGAACTCGCCCGCACGTGCACCGGGCGGGACAACTCCGAGCGCGCCCTGCTCATCCTGCGCGGCTTCGACGCCATGACCCACGGCGAGAACGCCGAGGAGGTCGTCGAACTGTGCGACCGCTCCCTCGTCAACGGCCGCCTCGCCCCCGGACTCGGCTGGACCGACACCGAGTGGGGCATCGAACTGCTGATGATGCTGGCCAGCGCGTACACCTACACCGACCGCCTCGACCGCGCCGACAGCCTCTTCAACGAAGCCCTGCGCGCCTACGAGTCCGCCGGCTGGAGCGGCGGCCACCTCGCGATCGCCCACGCATACCTCGGCCTCGGCCACCGTCGCCGGGGCCGGCTCAGGGAGGCGGAGGAGACCCTGCGCGAGTCGCTGCGCCTCGCCGAGCGCGTCGGCCGCGGTCTGCCCCTGTACTGGTCCGCGACCTGCAACCTGGTCGACACGCTGCTCGCCCGCGGCCAGGTCGACGAGGCATGGCAGGTCGCCGAGCAGTACGGCTTCGCACCGCCGTACCCGTCCACCATCGTGCTGCCCGACCCCCGCTCCGTGCGCGGCCGGCTGTTGCTGGCCGTCGGCCGCACCAAGGACGCCGTCAACGAGCTGGAGGCCGCCGAGAAGGCGGCGGCCGCCCGCGGCCACCACAACCCGGTGCTCGTCCCCTGGGCCGTCGACCTGGCCAGGGCCCTCGCCACGGAGGACCCGGCCCGGGCCGCCCGGCTCGCCGCCGACGTCCGCCGCCACGCCGAGCGGCTGGGCACGGACACTGCCATCGGCGAGGCCCTGCGCTGCGCCGCTTTCCTGGAGACCGGACAGCGCGCGGTGCGGCTCGCGGCCCAGGCGGTCACCTACCTGGAGTCCTCGCCCTGCCAGTACGAACATGCGGCGGCCCGCGTCGAGTACGGCATCGCGGCCCGCTCGGCGGCCGAGCTCAACCGGGGCCTGACCCTGGCGCGTTCGTGCGGCGCGGACGGGCTGGTGGCGCAGGCGCGGGAGGCGCTGCGGACGCTGGAGACGGGTCGCTGA
- the pcaB gene encoding 3-carboxy-cis,cis-muconate cycloisomerase, with protein sequence MPPAESDAGLLAPGWAGSPAAAATTDRAYLQALLDAEAALTRAQAALDLAPSEAATVVTEAADAGRFDVRSLAERSRGGGNPVIPLVADLTKAVGAEHGPYVHRGATSQDIMDTATMLVAVRTLDLVLADLDRTQRALAGLAAGHRDTVMPGRTLTQHAVPTTFGLKAAGWRSLVLDARDRVTAVRGGLPAQLGGAAGTLAAFTVYGTQDPQALVAAYARELGLREPLLPWHTLRTPIADLAGCLAFTAGALGKVATDVLTLSRTEIAEVAEGSGGGSSAMPHKANPVRSTLIAAAARRAPQLAATLYGALAAEDERPAGAWHAEWEPLRDLLRLAGGAARDAAELAEGLQVRPDVMREHLGLTHGLIVSERLSAELAGVLGRARAKALLTELARRTYSEGRSLAELLAEEPELKDADLDELTDPARYRGAAAILTDRALERR encoded by the coding sequence GTGCCCCCAGCCGAGTCCGACGCCGGCCTGCTCGCCCCCGGGTGGGCCGGCTCCCCCGCCGCGGCCGCGACCACCGACAGGGCCTACCTTCAGGCTCTGCTCGACGCGGAGGCGGCGCTGACCCGCGCCCAGGCCGCCCTGGACCTCGCCCCGAGCGAGGCGGCGACGGTGGTGACCGAGGCGGCCGACGCCGGCCGCTTCGACGTACGATCCCTCGCCGAGCGCTCCCGCGGCGGCGGCAACCCGGTCATCCCCCTGGTCGCCGACCTGACGAAGGCGGTCGGCGCCGAGCACGGCCCGTACGTTCACCGGGGCGCGACGAGCCAGGACATCATGGACACCGCGACCATGCTGGTCGCGGTGCGCACGCTGGACCTGGTCCTCGCCGACCTCGACCGGACACAGCGGGCGCTCGCCGGGCTGGCCGCCGGGCACCGCGACACCGTCATGCCGGGGCGGACACTCACCCAGCACGCCGTACCGACGACGTTCGGGCTGAAGGCGGCCGGGTGGCGGTCGCTGGTGCTCGACGCGCGGGACCGAGTGACGGCCGTACGAGGCGGTCTGCCCGCCCAACTCGGAGGCGCGGCTGGGACGTTGGCCGCCTTCACCGTGTACGGCACGCAGGACCCGCAGGCCCTCGTCGCCGCCTACGCCCGCGAACTCGGCCTGCGGGAACCCCTCCTGCCCTGGCACACCCTGCGCACCCCGATCGCCGACCTCGCCGGATGCCTGGCCTTCACCGCCGGGGCGCTCGGCAAGGTGGCGACGGACGTGCTAACGCTCTCCCGCACCGAGATCGCCGAGGTCGCCGAGGGCAGCGGTGGCGGTTCGTCGGCCATGCCGCACAAGGCGAACCCCGTACGGTCCACCCTGATCGCGGCCGCGGCACGACGTGCGCCGCAGCTCGCGGCCACGCTGTACGGGGCTCTGGCGGCGGAGGACGAGCGGCCGGCCGGTGCCTGGCACGCGGAGTGGGAGCCGCTGCGGGATCTGCTGCGGCTGGCCGGCGGGGCCGCCCGGGACGCCGCCGAACTGGCCGAGGGGCTCCAGGTCCGTCCGGACGTCATGCGCGAGCACCTGGGTCTCACCCACGGGCTGATCGTCTCCGAGCGGCTGTCCGCCGAACTGGCGGGTGTGCTCGGCCGCGCCCGCGCCAAGGCGCTCCTGACGGAGCTGGCCCGGCGCACCTACTCGGAGGGACGGAGTCTGGCCGAACTCCTCGCCGAGGAACCCGAGTTGAAGGACGCCGACCTCGACGAACTCACCGACCCGGCCCGTTATCGGGGCGCCGCCGCAATCCTCACCGACCGTGCTCTGGAGCGACGTTGA
- the pcaG gene encoding protocatechuate 3,4-dioxygenase subunit alpha — protein MTKIDTNRPEAVLPTPSHTVGPFYGYALPFRGGEDIAPLGHPDTITLRGYILDGEGNPLPDAFVELWGADPDGNIPQVDGSIRRDPASGGYLGRNGVEFTGWGRIQTDADGHWYARTLRPGARGGSAPYISVCVFARGLLVHLFTRIYLPGDEAALAADPLLARLEQDRRDTLIAVDEGKGTYRFDIRLQGEGETVFLEFQ, from the coding sequence ATGACGAAGATCGACACGAACCGGCCGGAAGCCGTCCTGCCCACTCCCTCGCACACGGTGGGTCCCTTCTACGGATACGCGCTGCCCTTCCGCGGCGGCGAGGACATCGCGCCGCTCGGCCACCCGGACACGATCACGCTCCGCGGCTACATCCTCGACGGTGAGGGCAACCCGCTGCCCGACGCCTTCGTGGAGCTGTGGGGCGCGGACCCCGACGGCAACATCCCCCAGGTGGACGGCTCGATCCGGCGCGACCCGGCGAGCGGCGGCTATCTGGGCCGCAACGGCGTGGAGTTCACCGGCTGGGGCCGCATCCAGACGGACGCCGACGGCCACTGGTACGCACGGACGCTGCGGCCGGGTGCGCGGGGAGGGAGCGCGCCGTACATCAGCGTGTGCGTGTTCGCGCGGGGGCTGCTGGTGCACCTCTTCACCCGGATCTACCTGCCGGGCGACGAGGCGGCGCTCGCCGCCGACCCGCTGCTGGCCCGGCTCGAGCAGGACCGCCGCGACACGCTGATCGCGGTGGACGAGGGCAAGGGAACGTACCGTTTCGACATCCGCCTTCAGGGCGAAGGCGAGACGGTCTTCCTGGAGTTCCAGTGA
- a CDS encoding CoA-transferase — MDKVVATAAEAVADVPDGARLAVGGFGLSGVPNVLIQALYERGVSGPGVVSDNCGAMESVPAIGHPLGASGARLAGTVAHQLARKGSGTGVATLCIGVGQGLALVLER; from the coding sequence ATGGACAAGGTGGTCGCCACAGCCGCCGAGGCGGTGGCCGATGTACCGGACGGCGCGAGGCTCGCCGTCGGCGGCTTCGGGCTGAGCGGTGTGCCGAACGTGCTGATCCAGGCTCTGTACGAGCGGGGGGTCAGCGGGCCGGGCGTGGTCTCCGACAACTGTGGGGCGATGGAGTCGGTGCCGGCCATCGGCCACCCCCTGGGGGCCTCGGGTGCCCGGCTCGCCGGCACCGTCGCCCACCAGCTCGCCCGCAAGGGCAGCGGCACCGGCGTCGCCACCCTCTGCATCGGCGTGGGCCAGGGCCTCGCCCTCGTTCTCGAACGTTAG